The stretch of DNA CTTGGCACATTAATCATATAAACGCCATTTGCAGTTTTTCCTGCAAGCTTAAAAAATTCAGGGTTATCATTGGAATCTCCACCCACAAAAGCAGCCTTTATGCCTAAAGCAACTTCTTGTGCCCTAATTAATCCGCCATCTGTATAATAGCCGCTAAAATAAATAACATCAGGGTTCATAGACTTAATTTTAGTTAAAATTGGTGTGAAGTTTTGTGAACCAGCTTGAATTTTTCCTCTATAAATTACATTTCCACCGAGTTTTTTTATAGCTTGTTCTGTAGCGTCGGCTAAGTCTGTAGAGTATGTGGAATNNNNNNNNNNATAATACCAGTATTCTTTTGAAATGTTTAACTTTAACTAAAAAATCAGCGGTAAATGTTGCCTCTGCGCTATTTGGACAAGAATTTCTAAAAAATGTCCAATATCCGCGTTTAGTTAGAGAATCGGCTGTAGCGTCGCTTGTTTGTAACACACCTGCCCTTGCATAGATTGGCTGAGCTGATTCTGTTGGAGTGGACGAATAGCTACCAATTACAGCAATTACACCTGCATTAACAAGTTTTCTTGCACAAATTGCGCCACCTACTGCTGTACCTTCATCATCACATGTAACAACCTCTAGCTTTTTGCCCAACAAACCACCTTTTGCATTTTGTTGTTCAACCAACATTTTTACTGCATTATCAATACCCTGTCCTTCATTTGCAAAAGAACCCGTAATTGGCGCTTGAACACCAATCTTAATTACACCTGCAGCATAAGAACTGCTAAAGCTTAAAACAAAGATGAGCGAAACTACTACCCATAATAGGTTTTTTAGTTTCATAAAAACCCCCTTGCATAAAATAAATTTTTACATTTAAATATAGAACTAAATTTACTAAATATCACAAATTAATTTAATAGTCAAGTGGTTTTAAATTTTTTTTATAACTTACTTGACTTAATAAAATTAAGTGTATATAATTTAAAGTAAAGTAAGTTTTTTGGAGGTTCAAAATGAAAAATTGTAAAGTTAAAGTACCTCAAGCATTAAATGAACCGGTTTATAATTATGAGGTAGGATCAACTCACAGGCAATTATTAAAGGAAGCTATAAAAAAAATTAAATCAGAGAGGGTTGAAATACCTTTAATTATTGGTGGCAAAGAGTACAAAACAGAAAGAAAAGTAGAAATTCGTTCCCCTCATGATCACAGTGAGCTTCTTGGTTACTATTACAAAGCATCAAAAGACGAAATAGCCCTGGCTATAAATGAGAGCTTAAAGGCTGCAAAAATCTGGAGTAAGTACGATTTTTCAGAACGCGCTGCAATTTTTCTCAAAGCTGCAGAACTATTAAGTACTAAATATAGATACCTGATAAACGCAGTTACGATGATTTCTATAAGCAAAAATGCATTTCAAGCGGAAATTGATTCAGCTTGTGAGCTCATCGATTTCTTGCGTTTTAATGTTTACTACATGCAACAAATTTATGAAGATCAGCCTTACTCGCCAAAAGGTGTGTGGAATATTATGCAGTATAGACCACTTGAAGGTTTTATTTTCGCTGCACCTCCATTTAATTTTGTCTCAATATCTGGCAATTTACCTACAGCACCAGTAATTATGGGTAACGTATCAATATTTAAACCTGCATCAAGTTCCGTATATGCCCCATATATTTTTATGCAAGTATTAAAAGAAGCAGGTTTACCTGATGGTGTAATAAACTTTTTACCTGCACAAGGATCTGAAATTGGTGAATACATTTTTTCTAACCCATATTTTGCAGGTCTACATTTCACTGGTAGTGTGGAAACTTTTCATAATATGTGGTCAACAATTGCCAAAAATATCCCATTATATAAGTCATATCCTCGCATTGTTGGTGAAACGGGCGGCAAAGATTTCATATTTGCACATCAAAGTGCCGATAAAAAAGCTTTAATAACAGCTATAATAAGGGGTGCTTTTGAGTATCAAGGACAAAAATGCTCGGCGGTATCAAGGGTATACTTGCCAAAAAGTTTATACAATGAAATAAAAGATGATCTATTCCATGAAATAGACAAAATTAAAATTGGAAGTCCAGAAGATTTTAGAAATTTTATGAATGCTGTTGTTGATAAAGAAGCATTTAAAAAAATATCTTCATATATTGAGTATGCTAAAAACTCAAATGAAGCTACAATTCTAAAAGGCGGAAAATGTGATGATACTCAAGGTTACTTCATAGAACCAACGGTTATTTTAACTGATAACCCACAATTTAAAACAATGACAGAAGAAATCTTTGGACCTGTTGTAACATTTTACTTATACGATGATTCAAAATATGAAGAAACACTTGAGCTATGCGATAAAACAAGCCCTTATGGCCTAACAGGTGCTATTTTTGCTCAAGATAGAGCAGCCATTAATCTTGCTGTTGAAAGTTTAGAACAAAGCGCTGGAAATTTTTACATTAATGATAAGCCAACAGGAGCAGTAGTAGGCCAGCAACCATTTGGGGGCGCAAGGGCAAGTGGTACCAATGACAAAGCAGGTAGTTTATTAAACTTAATCAGGTGGACAAGCGCAAGAGCTATAAAAGAAAACTTTAATCCACCCCAAATGTTTGAATATCCTTTCATGATGGAGGAATAAAATAATGTCTTTATTTCACACAATTGTGTCAAATACAATTGATTACGTGCCATCAAATATCGTTTCTATATTTGCCAAAAAATATATTGCAGGTTCATACTTAGAAGATGCTCTGAATCTTACCAAAATATTTAACAGAAATGGCATCATGAGTACGATTGATGTTCTTGGTGAAGATGTAAAAAAAATTGAAGAAGCAGTTTTTTATAAAAATGAGTGTATAAGAGTACTCGAAGAAATTAAAGCTAACAATTTAAATGCCAATTTATCCCTAAAGCCCACACAGATGGGCTTTGCTTTAAGTAAAAGATTAGGTTTTGACCATATTAGAGAGATAGTAAAAAGGGCTTTTGAACTTGATAATTTTGTGCGGATAGATATGGAAAACTCTCCATACACAACGGATACTATTGAAATGTACAAACAACTGAGAAAAGAATTCGGTCAACACGTAGGGACAGTTTTACAAGCTTATTTAAAAAGAACAATAGATGATATTGAGTACTTATCCGATGATAAAATGAACATAAGACTTTGCAAAGGCATTTATGTTGAATCAGAAAAAATTGCCTACAAAAATCGAGAGATTATTGTAGAAAATTATAAGTATTGCTTAGAAGAATTATTCAAGAAAAAAGCTTATGTGGGTATTGCTACACATGATGAAAAGCTTATATTTCACGCAATGAAACTTATTAAAGATTATAATCTAAAACCAGATGAATATGAGTTTCAAATGTTATTGGGAGTAGGCGAAAACTTAAAACAATTTATATTAGATAAAAAACATAGACTAAGAATTTATGTTCCATATGGTGAACAATGGCTAGCATATGCTAAGCGCAGACTAAAAGAAAATCCGAATATAATTAAAACTGCTTTACATTTAGAGTAAATTAGTGTCTAAAATAAACATATATAAAGAACAACTTAGTGCATATTTTTATTTAGCGCTTTGTATTATATTATGGGCGGCAATTCCTGTAGTATCAAAAAAAATACTTGTTGAGTTAAATAATATCCAAATGCTTTTTTATTCAAGTATTATATCTTTTATTGTTTTATTTTTTGTTAATATTTTTCAGAACAAATTACATTTACTAAAACAATACAAATTCAAAGATTATGCAAATATGTTTTTACTAGGCTTTTTGGGTGCTTATTTTTGTTATCTTATTCTTTATGGAGCTTTTAGCATTGCTGGTGCACAAGAGGTTTTTCTGCTTGCTTATACCTGGCCTATAATGGTTGTGATTTTAGGAGTTTTTATATTAAAAGAACGTTTAACTTTTAAAAAAATAATCGCTATCCTTATTAGTTTCTTTGGTATATTTGTAATTGTAACAAATGGCAATTTAACAAACCTAAATTTTTCTAACCTCAAAGGAGATTTTCTTGCATTGCTTTATGCATTTGTATTTGCTTTATTCAGCATACTTGGTAAAAAATTTAAATATGATCAAACTGTATCGGCTTTAGTATTTTTTTTAGCTGCAGTTATTTTTATGATACCAACTATTTTACTATTATCACATATAAAATTACCAAGTATAAATGTATTGTTTTGGTTGTTTTTAAATGGTTTTTTTATAAATGGCATATCTTATGTATTTTGGTTTAAAGCACTAAAAGCTCCAACGCATCTTGTTTCTAATTTGTTATATTTAACACCTTTTCTATCTTTGGTTTATATACATATATTTTTGGGCGATAAAATACTTATTAGTTCATTTATAGGTCTTAGTATAATTGCAAGCGGTATATTAATTCAAAGCATCAAATCAAATTAAATCACCATCTAGACCGCGTATTTTCATTGCTTTTGTGGGACATACTTTAACACATAACTCACATGCTATACATTTGTCCTTATAAAATGAAACCTTCATTGTTTGTCTATCATCTATAATAAGAGCATCAGTTGGACAAACACTTAAGCAATATCCACAGTGATAGCATAACTCATCATCTCTAAAAACTCTATCTTCGATACTAGAAATCTCAACGCCGTTTTCTTGTAGGTATTCAATACCTTTATTGTAAGCATTCTGGCTACCAATGAGTTCAAGTATCATTAAGCCTTCTTTTTTAGGAGAGATTTTTGCTTCCATAACATTAAATGTTAGATCATATTTCCTGGACAGTTCACAAATAATAGGCCTACCAGCTGCTTTTTTGGAAAATTTTAATAAAACTTTTTTTGCTATCACTATTAGCCTCCTAGCTCAATATCACCCCAAAAAGCAACCTTGCCATTGCAAACAAAACAACATCCAATCGTTTCTTTAAAATTTCTTGCAAGATCAACTGCTTTTTGAAGATCTTTATCGTTATTTATTATATTACCACATGCGCTTGCCAGACAATCACTAAAATATGCATCATGCGAAATAATAAGCGAAACATCGCTCGAACCAAATGATAGAGATGGACCTACTTTAGCACTTGAGGTGCAAATGC from Desulfurella sp. encodes:
- a CDS encoding branched-chain amino acid ABC transporter substrate-binding protein, with amino-acid sequence MKLKNLLWVVVSLIFVLSFSSSYAAGVIKIGVQAPITGSFANEGQGIDNAVKMLVEQQNAKGGLLGKKLEVVTCDDEGTAVGGAICARKLVNAGVIAVIGSYSSTPTESAQPIYARAGVLQTSDATADSLTKRGYWTFFRNSCPNSAEATFTADFLVKVKHFKRILVL
- a CDS encoding DMT family transporter, producing MSKINIYKEQLSAYFYLALCIILWAAIPVVSKKILVELNNIQMLFYSSIISFIVLFFVNIFQNKLHLLKQYKFKDYANMFLLGFLGAYFCYLILYGAFSIAGAQEVFLLAYTWPIMVVILGVFILKERLTFKKIIAILISFFGIFVIVTNGNLTNLNFSNLKGDFLALLYAFVFALFSILGKKFKYDQTVSALVFFLAAVIFMIPTILLLSHIKLPSINVLFWLFLNGFFINGISYVFWFKALKAPTHLVSNLLYLTPFLSLVYIHIFLGDKILISSFIGLSIIASGILIQSIKSN
- a CDS encoding NIL domain-containing protein: MIAKKVLLKFSKKAAGRPIICELSRKYDLTFNVMEAKISPKKEGLMILELIGSQNAYNKGIEYLQENGVEISSIEDRVFRDDELCYHCGYCLSVCPTDALIIDDRQTMKVSFYKDKCIACELCVKVCPTKAMKIRGLDGDLI
- the pruA gene encoding L-glutamate gamma-semialdehyde dehydrogenase; the encoded protein is MKNCKVKVPQALNEPVYNYEVGSTHRQLLKEAIKKIKSERVEIPLIIGGKEYKTERKVEIRSPHDHSELLGYYYKASKDEIALAINESLKAAKIWSKYDFSERAAIFLKAAELLSTKYRYLINAVTMISISKNAFQAEIDSACELIDFLRFNVYYMQQIYEDQPYSPKGVWNIMQYRPLEGFIFAAPPFNFVSISGNLPTAPVIMGNVSIFKPASSSVYAPYIFMQVLKEAGLPDGVINFLPAQGSEIGEYIFSNPYFAGLHFTGSVETFHNMWSTIAKNIPLYKSYPRIVGETGGKDFIFAHQSADKKALITAIIRGAFEYQGQKCSAVSRVYLPKSLYNEIKDDLFHEIDKIKIGSPEDFRNFMNAVVDKEAFKKISSYIEYAKNSNEATILKGGKCDDTQGYFIEPTVILTDNPQFKTMTEEIFGPVVTFYLYDDSKYEETLELCDKTSPYGLTGAIFAQDRAAINLAVESLEQSAGNFYINDKPTGAVVGQQPFGGARASGTNDKAGSLLNLIRWTSARAIKENFNPPQMFEYPFMMEE
- a CDS encoding proline dehydrogenase family protein, yielding MSLFHTIVSNTIDYVPSNIVSIFAKKYIAGSYLEDALNLTKIFNRNGIMSTIDVLGEDVKKIEEAVFYKNECIRVLEEIKANNLNANLSLKPTQMGFALSKRLGFDHIREIVKRAFELDNFVRIDMENSPYTTDTIEMYKQLRKEFGQHVGTVLQAYLKRTIDDIEYLSDDKMNIRLCKGIYVESEKIAYKNREIIVENYKYCLEELFKKKAYVGIATHDEKLIFHAMKLIKDYNLKPDEYEFQMLLGVGENLKQFILDKKHRLRIYVPYGEQWLAYAKRRLKENPNIIKTALHLE
- a CDS encoding branched-chain amino acid ABC transporter substrate-binding protein, yielding STYSTDLADATEQAIKKLGGNVIYRGKIQAGSQNFTPILTKIKSMNPDVIYFSGYYTDGGLIRAQEVALGIKAAFVGGDSNDNPEFFKLAGKTANGVYMINVPRPNILPYPLAKEFLKDYQAKYHMMPPSIWTLFNADGLRAIMYAIEKNKTTDTKKLAAFLHNLKDFPGITGPITFTKDGERAGSRFMAYEIYDNNQYKVVYKED